AACCGCGGGTTCGAGCGCCGGCGACGCCCCCTTGGACGGCTCCGGCGAAGCAACGCCCGCCGTCGGCGCGATGGGCGATTTCGATCCGACGCCCGTGTACGGAATCGGGAACGACATGGCCCGGGGCATGTCCGTGGCGCCGCGGGGCATTTCGCCGCCCTGCGGGAGCGGTCGCGTGGGGTTGGTGTCCGCCGGGGGAGTCTGGGCGACGTAGATCGTCGGTTTTTCGAGATCGGTCTGAAGGCCGCGGATGCTCTCGCGGTTGGCCCGGGCCGTTTCCTGAAGGATCATCACCGAGTTGTTCAGCTCCTCCATGCGCAGGTTCAGGTGCGCCATGGACTGCTGCAATTCGGTCATCTGCGCGCGCATCTTGTCGACGTCCTGCGTGCGGGCGTAGTTGGTCATGCACCCCGTCGCGAAAACCGCGCAAAGGGCCGAGACAAGCAGGACGAACCGGCAGCGATCCCACATCGATACGGATACCCACGTCGGCGACTATGCCCGACGCTAACGAACCTCATCACGATTGTCAACAATTGATGAGTAACTCCGCGAGCTTTTTGGATTTTTGGGCGCGGAGGCAGGGGATGTCGACCGCGGCCGATTTGGTGGACTCCCCCACGACCGAACGCTATGCTGCGTCGATTTCCTCGCCGAAGCGCGAAACCGGGGACGCGCAACCCGGCGCGGGTGCGTGTCCCCGGTTCTCTAGGCTTTACTCGCAGCCCGTCGGCGTGGGGTTGGTTTCGTACTCGCCGCCG
The DNA window shown above is from Deltaproteobacteria bacterium and carries:
- a CDS encoding tetratricopeptide repeat protein, producing MTNYARTQDVDKMRAQMTELQQSMAHLNLRMEELNNSVMILQETARANRESIRGLQTDLEKPTIYVAQTPPADTNPTRPLPQGGEMPRGATDMPRAMSFPIPYTGVGSKSPIAPTAGVASPEPSKGASPALEPAVRQFQDGNYGLAAYDLASYLAANPNAADSAQARYYLAESYYQLGDFAQAAREYGLVLARGAGSFGAKATLRAGQCFAAQGLTAKSEELFRKVVAQYPGTAEADLAGKELAK